In the genome of Carettochelys insculpta isolate YL-2023 chromosome 25, ASM3395843v1, whole genome shotgun sequence, the window AGGTTAGTTAGACAAGGAAActctcaggactcctgggttctgtcacAGACTCTCTGCCGGGCCCTTCCCAGTGggctcctccctctgctcctttCTGTGTGGAACAAGGAGGGtcaccctctccccacaaccCTTCAGAGTGAGCTGGGGGAAGGTCCTTGGATGGGAAGTGCTTCCTCTGTACGAAAGGCCCCTCGGCAGGACAGGTTGGGCAGTGCCAGcactggagtgctgggtgggAAAGCAGGGTACAGCAGCACCCTGCTGGTGCAGGAACGCTGCTGCAATTCAGGGACAAAGGAGAAATCTGGGGAGCTCGTTGGATCAGGGGGGTTCTTGGCTTTGTAGCTGCTGCCTGGGACTGCCCTGAGGGATGCCGGGGGGGCTTCTGCAGGTTGGAAACATGAGAcatcctgtgccccctccccttctcctatGCCTCAGATGCCATCCAGAAGCATCGCAAGAGCCTGGCTGACTGGTTCAGCCACCAGCCGAATGAGGAGAGGCAGTTCGGACCGTCCTTCTCACTGGACACCGTCCATGTGGACCCGGTCATTAGGGAGAGCTCCCTGGAGGAGACCCTGAAGCCCTCACCCGACATGACCACCCTGAACCAGCTCCAGTCCTGCTGCAGCCGGACCATCGGCCTCCAGAACCTCTTCGACGTGGACGGCTGCGGGCAGCAGGTGAAGAACGTGGTGCTGTATGGGACAGTGGGCACGGGGAAGAGCACCCTCATCAAGAAGATGGTGGTGGACTGGTGCCATGGGCGCCTGCCCCGCTTTGAATTGGTTCTCCCCTTCTCCTGCGAGGACCTGTCCCAGAGCAAAGTGCCCATCTCCCTGCGGCGCCTCATCACCAAGAAGTACCTGCACCTCAAGGACGTGGTGCCGCTGCTGGGCTCCACCAACCTGCAGGTGCTCATCATCCTCAACGGCCTGGAAAGGCTGAACTTGGACTTCTGCCTGGCGCGCACAGAGTTGTGCTGTGACCCCAATGAGCCTTTGCCTCCCTCTGCCATAGTGGTCAACCTGCTGAGGAAATACctgctgccagaggtgggtgCCCCTCTCTGCTTGGCGCTGTGGGCCCATGGGGAGCTGCGGGTGGAAATGGGGATCGTTGGAGCATTATCCAAATCCCTCCCCTTGGCGAGGCCTCTCTCGGCCCTGACTGGCTAGTAAAAGGCACAGGAAGGGCAGCTCCTGGGCAAACTTCCCCAAAGCTGTGTGCTGGAGTAACCCTCCGACAGCCCTTaggagctgagggggtggggtcCGGTTGCCATGAGGGATTTAGGCTTTGGCCTCTCTGTGCAGGCAGGGCACCGGGGggaggtccatgcctgctgggaGGGTGGTGTCTTTCAAAACCTGCAATTACCCATGTAACTTCTGCGTGTGGCAAATGAGGTTCCTGGCTCGAGGACCTGACAGCCTGAATGGAGGGCAGCAAACGCAGAAGGCCTGGGGGAATCGCTGTCTGAGGAGGGCTGAGGCAAATGAGTGGACGGTGCAGCGAAGCCTCCCAACGTGCCCTGTGCCAGCGCTGGCGGTTCTGACCCGTTGCGCCACCACTCTGAGCGGCAGCATGAGGGATTTGTTGGAAAAGGCAACATGTGGGTcagtcaggctgagaccccaccccgCCCAGCCTCCCTTCACATTCACCCTCAGATAAAGGCGGTGGTAAGTTGCCGCCACCCTGGGCTAGATCCAAGCCAGCAGCCCTGAGTTAGGCATCGTCTTACTCCCGTCCACTCCTTGCTGTTCTTTCTCAGTTCGTTGCCTTGTGCGGGCCTGACTCAACGCAGTGAGCGGTTTTCCCCAGAGGTCAGAGCACTCTGGGGCAGGCCCATGATGGTTTGACAGAGAGTCTGCATTCAGtctcagctctgtgtgtctccTCTGTGGTTGCAGGCCAGCATCATCGTCACCACGCGCCCGTCCGCTGTGCACCGGATCCCCAGCAAATATGTGAGCCGCTACGCCGAGATCTGTGGCTTCTCTGACACCAATCTCCAGAAGCTGTACTTCCAGATGCGCCTCAGCCAGCCCGGCTGTGACAGCAGCGGGAGCAGCGGCAGTCACACTGGCAGCACCTCGGCCGAGCGGGACAACCTGGTGGAGATGCTCTCGAGGAACCTGGAGCGGCACAACCAGATAGCGGCTGCCTGCTTCCTGCCCTCTTACTGCTGGCTGGTCTGCACCACCCTGCATTTCCTCTACTTCACCAAGTCGGTGCCTCCCCAGCAGACCCTGACGGGCATCTACACCAGCTTCCTGCGGCTCAACTTCAGCGGAGAGGTCCTGGACAGCACCGACCCCACCAACATCTCCATGATGAAGTACGTGGCCAAGACAGTGGGCAAGTTGGCCCACGAGGGGGTGATGTCCCGCCAGACGTGCTTCTCGGAGGAAGACCTGCGGAAGTGCTTGGAGGTGGAGATGAGGACGGAGAGCGAGCTCAACCTCCTCAACGTCTTCCGCAGCGATGTCTTCCGCTTCTTCCTCACGCCCTGCGTCCAGCCGGGCAAGGAGCACACCTTCGTCTTCACCATCCCGGCCATGCAGGAGTACCTGGCAGCCCTCTACGTGGTGCTGGGCGAGAAGAAGACCCTCGCGCAGCGAGTGGGGAAGGAGATCTCTGAGGTCATTGGCAAGGTCAGTGAGGACGTGACGCTGGTGCTCAGCATTGTCTCCAAGGTCCTGCCCCTGCGCATCTTGCCTGTGCTCTTCAGCCTCCTCAAGATCTTCCCCCGCTTCTTCCAGCGGCTCAGTGGCAAGGACCGCGACACTATCGCCCGCACCGTGGCCGTGGAGATGTTCAAGGAGGAAGATTACTTCAATGATGATGTGCTAGACCAGATCAACTCCAGCATCTTGGGGGTGGAGGGCCCTCTGTGCCACCCTGATGTGGTCCTTGACGATGAAGTCTTTGAGCTCTTCCCTATCTTCATGGGTGGACTCCTGTCGCGCCGCAACAGggccctgctggagcagctgggctgctccaTCAAAAACCTGGCGGCATTTGAGATCGCCAATGCCATGAAGAAGACCGTAATCCGGAACAGCCGCAAATGGCTGCCACCGTCGGAGCTGATGGACTATTTTGTCTTCCTGCATGAGTTTCAGAATGAGCTCTTCACAGCCGAGGCCATCCACTCCCTCAAGGCGATCAACCTCTCCTCCGTCAAGATGACCCCACTCAAATGCTCCATCCTGGCATCCGTTATGGGCACCACCAGCCATGAGGTGGAGGAGCTGAACCTGGCTTCCTGTCACCTTGACCTCAACAGCCTGAGGACTCTGTTCCCTGTTCTGCTACGGTGCCAGAAGCTGCAGTGAGTGCCTCCTTCACTGGCTGGGGCATAGGTCGTCTGCTTAGACCAGGGGGGTGCCTTAGTTTTGTTCCCATCAGTACAGTAACTTGCTGAGAGCTGAGTACAGTGGTGTAAATGGTGCTGCCTGCATCTGTGTTTTAAATACAAAAGTACAGACCAGGGAGATTATAAGCTGGTGTTTCGATCGAGGAGCATTGCACAACTCTTCCGAGAAGATGGGGACCCTTCTTATAAaactcagtgggctgcagctttttttttttttttccgtgaGACTGCTCGTGGTTTTCATCTCCATATTTCAGCATTCGGTTCCCAAATCCCTGTTGGTTTTTGGATCTCCTGCTTTTGTTGCATTGTCTAAAGATACCGAAAATCCATTCTAATGCCAGCTCTGctaatttttgttttaagcagAAGGGAGAGGTGGCAAGCAAGCCCTTTGCCCATCATTAGATTTTATTTTAGAGCAGGGTTAAGATCATCAGAGTACCTTGGTCCTGCTCTCCTATTGGCTACCAGAGAAATAATGTTGCAGTATATTCCATCTCTGCTGTGCTGGGTTAGTAGGATACGCTGACTTTCTCCATAAGTTTTGCAGAGTTAAATGATACCAGAGAGAACCTGCTTCTCTCGGGTAGAATGCCAAAGGGGCCCTGAGAGGCTTCCAGATTGGGATTGGAATGAGAGGAGAAGCTGAACAATGTGGACAGACAGACTGTGTAGGAGGGGTTCTGGTCCAGACAATGGCAGCAGGAGAGCAGACCgttcctgcccctgctgtgtTTAAATGGTGGGGAGGGACTGACAAGATTGTTGGGTGTTTGAGAAGTCGGCGAGATGGCTGCAGTGACACCATAGAGGGCTGTAGAGTGGAGATGGGCATTTGAGAACTGGCTGTTGAAGTGGTCAAGGAAAGCAgtcagttacttttttttttttacctataaCCCCTTTGTTTCCTCCTCCATTGATCTTGTCTGACTGACCCAAAGGTAGAACCCCGAGCAGCAAAAGACCTACCAGGTCCCGATCCTGGCCAGCTGCAAGACTGGTCTTTTTGCTCCCATTTTGCCCTGTCTGGTTTTTAATCTCCCCACGGTGCCTGGTATTGCAATCCCATGTTCCACCAGAAGGTGGCAAGCTGCAATCAGGAAAGAAAATACAGTGGGTCTGGAAAATTATCCCACTCCTCCTGCCAGAGATGAATCAATACAAAAACAACTTGGGAGggatatttctctctctccagtaTCCCCCTACATCCATGGCAAGTGTTTTTGAGTTTCCCTTCCTGCTGGGAACTGTTCTTGCCTGTCCATCTGGGATCTGTCTGGGATTCTGCACAAGAGCTTGTGGCATTTAGGGTTCTGGCTGATAAAGTCCCACTTCTGGGCCTTCCACAAGAAGGGAGCATTTCCTCCTAGCTGGGGAGGAAGTACTGTGTTTATCTTCCAAGGAGAAGTGAAGGAAGCCCTGAAATGACTGACGTAGCCGGCCTGGCAGCAGTAATACTGAGCAGTTAAATAGCATTGTCCAAGGGCTTCACAGGCAGTGGTTAAGTCTCATGTGCCCTGGGAGGCCGGTCAGTGCTAATACGGACGGGGAAAACAAGTCACCCAAAGTGTCTCAGTAGCTGAGCTGGGAACAAACCCCCAGAGTCCATGTTCCTCATTCTGTGCTTTGACCACAAAACCAGGCAGCTTCTCCCATTGGGCTGACTGAGAAGAGGCCTCATCCCTTTGGGTTCTCACTTCCTAGTTCTGTGGTGCCTGACAAGTAGGGGAGCAGGCAGTGGGTATGAGTCACGCTGGATTAGGTGCAGATGCATGTCTTTCACGTACCGCAGGAAACACTACTGTGCTCTCTAGGGCCAGCGTGTGGCACTCctacagcaggggctggtgtggggagggTTGCCTGATGCCACTGCTAACCTTTTCCTCTCACCTGGTCTCAGTTTGCAGCTCAACAGCCTGGGCCCTGAAGCCTGCAaagagatccgggacctgctccTGCATGAAAAGTGTGTGGTGAGCGACCTGCGGTAAGTGTGCTCGGGGAAACCCAGAGCCTgtccctccccaaagcaggacgGTCTCGAGGCCTGAGACCCCCTGGTGAAGTCACTTCTCACAGTGTTTGGCTGACCTGTGGCCATGGCTGTCGTGGTCAGAGGTTCAGGCCCCTTGCTGGGTTCTGCTGTTACTTTGGCCTGAGTCTGGGtgaccctggggcagggaggcgtTAGAGAGTAAATAAATGGCTGAGGCGGAAGACTGGGGCAGCACGTACCGGTTGTTTATTTGGCCCTTGTTAAGCAGGCGCTATACTTTGCTCAGGGCCAGCCGAGGCTGTTGGTGGTCCCCACAGTCTGCATATTGGGCAGGGTCCTTTAAAGGGCTGTCAGAGGTTCCCAAGCCAGCGTGGGCCTAGCGCTACCAAAGGGGCCTGGATcaagatggttttctgagagtgggcCAGGGAGGCAACACCTCGTGTGCTCCACGGTCATTCCATTTTGCAAGCCTGTATTTCCCTTTCACGTTCATGGCTGCACCCggccctgctctgcctgtggGTCTCTCAGATTCGCCTAAACAGTGTTAGAAACTCCCTTCAGCACGCCAGTGAGGACTGGAGGGCATGGGGAGGAGGCTGACTGCCAGGCCAAAGCAGTGTGGGACCTATGCAATGTGGCCTGACTCTTTCCCATGCTGCTAAGGCACGGTGGGGTCAGTTCTGTAGGGTGGGTGACAGGAGTTTGAGGACGATGCATGCAGGGCTGAGGAAGGTGGGTCAGGGAGCGGGGAAGGGAGGTTTCTTTGAAGAGCACAGAACACAACCTGTGACATGCCCCTGGTAGGGCTGTGGGAAAGGGACTCGGACCCCCTGAAAAGTTTGTCAAAATCTGTTCTTCGACAGAAACTTGGGTTTTCAACTTGATGAAGTATTTTGTCTCCCGGCCATAGAAAATCACAGTGATTTGCTTTTTAATTGAACAACCAGATCTCCAAGCCCCCAAATACTCCCATTCGAGCATGTTGCTGTGATGCCTGCTGGCAGCTATACTTCAgctgggaacaacaagaagtcctgtgccaccttatagactaacagatattttggagcataagctttcatgggcaaagacccacttcatcagttgcttCACCATCCCATTCTCTTTTATGTATGAGCTggactccatctcccatgatgcaccgtGGCCAGGGACGGCCTCCCTCTGCAAAAGGGGAAACGATACTGCATCCTGGGGGGTGTAGTCCAAACAAGGAGTCCCACTTAACGGCAGAGAATGGAAGCACAAGGCACCCGAACGACAcctcccatgaggcactgcagtaGCATTTCCAGACTGAAACATTTTGGAAATTAAATTTCTGCCCCGAATTAGGAGAAACACAGTGATAATTTATAGCCAACtactttattttcaaaaatcCTGAAATGGTCTGCGGTGGAGGAGGGAAGCGTTTTCCCACCAGCTCCAGGGGGAACATTTGAATCCAGTGGGGCTCAAACtattctctcccctgcccctctgctctttgatttgctcgtcttaataatttttttctgatttgtcaaccttggttactgtttttggttccctattccttaaatattgagtctgttctggtttggctctgatctgaagaagtgggtctgtcccacaaaagctcacctaatccattattttgttcatctttaaagtgctacttgactgcttttttgctttgatattcTCTCCCCAGAGTCCTCTGTCTCCCCATGCCCTGACACCCCATGGCTGTAGCAAGCACCCAGCTAGTCCTTGCTGGAGTAGTTGCTCCCTGTCCCTTGGTGACCTTCCCGTGTCCTTTTCAGGCTCTCGGACAACCCCGTGACGAAGCAAGGAGCCAAATACTTGGCTGAGGCCATTGCAGGCAACCGCTCCCTGACTCACCTGTCCCTGCTGCACACCTCCCTGGGGAATCAGGGCGTGGAGGTGATcactcagcacctggcccagaaCCAGCACCTGAAGCAGCTCAACGTGGGCTACAATTCAGTGACGGACgaggcagctctggagctggtggAGGTGGCTAAGAGGCACCCGACGCTGAAGGAAGTGCAGTGAGTCCCCGAGGCCCTTCCTCTCCCCATTCAGCCTTGTCAGTGCCCTCCCTGTCCGTCCGTGACCCCAGAGCAGGGAGCCGCGGCTCAGgtatccagcccagcatcctgttgaTTGGCAggcttcccagcccagctcccacctcctATGGGCTGGTGGCACTGCTATCCCTTGTCAACGGCTCCACCTGAGCTTCTCGCTCATTGGCCAGCCCTTCGCGGCTGCTAGAGTCCTTGTCTCTCATTGGCCACTGTGCCTCCGCTCATCTCTCAGAGGCCGCTACTCCCCTGAACTGTGCTTCTCTGATGCGTCACTGTGCCTGTGCTGTGCTTTCGTGGCTTGTGCCCCAGGCCTGCATGAGTGCTTGTCCCTCATTGGTCACTGCCTTACCCCTATTCAGTCCCATGCTTATCTTTCATTGGTCACTGTTTGCCCActcatctcccattggccactgCTCCTCTCTCAGCCTGCACTCATTGGCTAGAGAGCTTTGGggctgttcctgtgctttcatttCATTGGGCACTGCCCTCCTTGCTCCTCTCACCGGTTACCCAGAGCTGCCTTATACCCCCTCTAACCcagtttctcccctccccagcctgtaTTTCAGCAACATCAGCGAGGAGGGCAAGCGAGCCCTGCACGCGCTGCGCAGGGACCGCGACGGTGTCCAGGTGCTGGTGTTCCTCACGGTGGGCACCGACGTCTCCGACTACTGGGCCCTCATCCTGAGCGTGGTGCAGAAGAACCTGCCCATCTGGGACCGTGAGCGGGTCCAGCAGCACCTCAGCCTGTTGCTGCAGGACCTGGAGTGCAGCCGCCAGCAAACCGGCAACCCCTGGAAGAAAGCCAAGTTCCTGCGGGTGGAGAGCAAGGTGAAGAAGATGCTGCTTCAAATCCAGCAAGGAACCCTCTAATGCCCCCCTTACCTCTCCTGTGGACTTTATGCACCAGCAGGATGCAATGGACCTGAGGGCTTaacaggggctggtgggggcgggggcggtcaCTGGGTGAACCATTTCCCCACCTgtgtgggagagggggcctgGCCAGGAGGAGCCCCAGTGCTGGGGCAGCGTTGGGGGGGCTGGTTCaggcctggagcaaggtgggtTGGCAGTGCTGGGCAGTCGGAAAGGAGGAGGCTGCTCTGGAGGTGAGTGGTCAGAGCTGCCGGTCCGGGGGAAGGGTGGGCAAAGGGGGGGTGTTGCACAGTGCTAGCCCTGGCTTTAGACAACACTGCTGCTCCTTCGCTTGGATCCCATCTGCACAGCCGCACGCACCTATGGGATGTGGCCCCTGATAGGATTCACTGGGCTATTCTCCAacccgcccctgctcccacccgtTCCAGAGTGCACCGAGGCCCTGAAccctcagctgtgccccagcAGAACTGCAGTGCAACAGCATCACCAAGAGCCTGGGTTCGTGGGGAGCAGTGCCGTGCCTCCGGCTGGGAACCCCTCTGTCATTCCCAGGCAGCAAGCAGCCATTGCCAAGGCCAGGGAGACCATGGCTCTGCTCCCGGGCAGCCACTTTCATTCTGGGGGCGGGGTCTAGTCTGAACTGGCTGGAGCTGAGACTGGCGTGGCTGTGGGTCATGCCAAGCACAGGACAGGCTCACATGGTAGCCATGGATGCAGGATTCTGCAGGGCGCcgcagagctgagagccagagaGCAACCAAAGGTGAGACTCTCCTGGAccttctgtaacagcaacgaagggtcctgtggcacctgatagactaacagaaaagttttgagcatgagctttcgtgagcacagactcacttcttcagatgcatctgggCATTCAtcagggcatctgatgaagtgagtctgtgctcacaaaagctcatgctcaaaacttttctgttagtctatcaggtgccacaggacccttcattgctgttacagatccagacgaacatggttacccctccgatactggacCTTCTGGTGTCATTTCCTTTGGGCCTAGTGGCTGATGGGGGAGCATTTGACACCCACTCTGCACTGGTGGGAATGACAGCACAGGGGAATTGGGCCCTGGGAGTCCATCCTGCAGCACTGGGCTGGCAAAACCCCAGCGATCTGGGGTGTGGGAGCTGGGAGTCTGGGAGGGTGATGAAGCGGGAGAAACCGGCATGTAGTGGATGAAAGCCCTGGGTGGAGGAGGCTGGGGTGtgtgcttgggggcaggggccctAGGGCCTATTGCACGTCGGTCTGCTTCCACCTGCACTGTCCTTAAAGGCAGTAACCTCGGAAGCAGCCGAGCCGTGGCCTGTGTGTGTATTCCAGGCCCAGCACGAGGCCCGATGGGGAGGCAGGCTGGCGGGGCGGGCAGCTCCGGAGGTTGTTCCCAGTATTGGATGCTGTTGTGCAGTTCTGAGTATCTGTGAAATTAAACCACTTTGTGCCCGCGCGCACGAGTTGTTACCAAACTGGTCTGTTCCTCCGTGGTCCCAGCATTCCCAAAGGTGCTCTGGGGTGGAACCATGCTCCTGGGGAGcgccccctgctcccatccctgccAGGGCTTCTGTGCCGGC includes:
- the NLRX1 gene encoding NLR family member X1 — protein: MQCPRCLPQAGTGWSRIRGPVLRRREIMPLLLPASSAPGVVSSSVLRRVLPTPGRQAFPLRSFAHYQGGPQESAPQLSSTRPGQMALRNVASSDAIQKHRKSLADWFSHQPNEERQFGPSFSLDTVHVDPVIRESSLEETLKPSPDMTTLNQLQSCCSRTIGLQNLFDVDGCGQQVKNVVLYGTVGTGKSTLIKKMVVDWCHGRLPRFELVLPFSCEDLSQSKVPISLRRLITKKYLHLKDVVPLLGSTNLQVLIILNGLERLNLDFCLARTELCCDPNEPLPPSAIVVNLLRKYLLPEASIIVTTRPSAVHRIPSKYVSRYAEICGFSDTNLQKLYFQMRLSQPGCDSSGSSGSHTGSTSAERDNLVEMLSRNLERHNQIAAACFLPSYCWLVCTTLHFLYFTKSVPPQQTLTGIYTSFLRLNFSGEVLDSTDPTNISMMKYVAKTVGKLAHEGVMSRQTCFSEEDLRKCLEVEMRTESELNLLNVFRSDVFRFFLTPCVQPGKEHTFVFTIPAMQEYLAALYVVLGEKKTLAQRVGKEISEVIGKVSEDVTLVLSIVSKVLPLRILPVLFSLLKIFPRFFQRLSGKDRDTIARTVAVEMFKEEDYFNDDVLDQINSSILGVEGPLCHPDVVLDDEVFELFPIFMGGLLSRRNRALLEQLGCSIKNLAAFEIANAMKKTVIRNSRKWLPPSELMDYFVFLHEFQNELFTAEAIHSLKAINLSSVKMTPLKCSILASVMGTTSHEVEELNLASCHLDLNSLRTLFPVLLRCQKLHLQLNSLGPEACKEIRDLLLHEKCVVSDLRLSDNPVTKQGAKYLAEAIAGNRSLTHLSLLHTSLGNQGVEVITQHLAQNQHLKQLNVGYNSVTDEAALELVEVAKRHPTLKEVHLYFSNISEEGKRALHALRRDRDGVQVLVFLTVGTDVSDYWALILSVVQKNLPIWDRERVQQHLSLLLQDLECSRQQTGNPWKKAKFLRVESKVKKMLLQIQQGTL